The following is a genomic window from Epinephelus moara isolate mb chromosome 17, YSFRI_EMoa_1.0, whole genome shotgun sequence.
CAGTCTTGATGACGCAAATTAGCTGCTTTTTGAGTGTTAAATACTAAATTAATTATACTTAAGATTAAGTGTAACTCATTTAATTGTGAACGTCTAATATCATGGAGAAATACCACGTTTTGGGGGGTTGTATGAGGTCATAAACCAGTGTCTTACACTTTGCTATTATTACCCTGTAAAgatgattttactttttttttttaaatctaagaAACCAATTGACTTGAAAAAGGAAAGTAAATATATCAAGTACCTTTAAGTTATGTCATATAGatgtatttttattgatttattttattattatttatctatttaaatACTATCCTTTAAGTTTTCTTCTGTGTTTAACCCAATTCCTTTaagtgtataaataaatatttttgtttcattatttaCGGCTggattattttcatatttaacctaattcttgtttcatttttgccCATAAACAGTCTCAAACCAGTGAGCagtgcacacaaacaccagaTTATGATAAAATCAACAGTTTACGTAAGTTCTGACATTatgaattcaacaaaaatgataaatatatacataaagtATGGTGAATAATGAGTTAAACTTGTATGTCAAGTGCTCCTGTAATTTGTGAATTCATGTAAAAGCGTCTGTGGAGGTGTTACACCCTGACCAGAATCCAGAGTATTAGGTTGACAGGCTATTACTTGCAAAAGAGGCTTAAACAAAGTCAATTTAGTGGCACAATGGAGAACAATTGTGAGTAATTCCTCTGAGAAAACAAACGGCTTGTTGTTCTCTGCCTCTCCTCGCTGCTGGCCGGTCAGCTGTGCAGGGATTTCATACTCTGACAGATTAACactctgttcctcttttatGCTTCTTTGACGAATATTTCCTGCAGCTTGTGAGATGTTTATTTTGCAGAAAAAGTAAGAGAAGAAgagtttgatttaataaaaagttGATGAGCGTGTAGCCTGGAAACCTGCAGCCTGGAATGTTCCGAGCAGTAGTTTTTGGTCAAGGCTACTTACAGATGAAAGTAAGCTTTTCATAGTGTTTAAATCCTATTACAACTCCAAACGCAGTGGTGTTTTACTCCACCGTTCACAGCTCCGCAGCTGGCGAAACATTCTCCACCTTCAGCATTCATTAGCTCATGTTGAGCTGGAGCACTGTCAGTCCATCTACGGACATTTAGGGTGGCAGAGGCTCATCCCAAGAAGAACTTATTTTTCATGGATAGTTTTGAGTGTTCATATTAGGCTTTACAAAGATTTCTTAACAATGGTGAAATGCTTCAGTCTGTCAGTATTTTGAGGCCTGTGGTGGAGCTACACTTCACTGATTGGTCCTTTAAACCTGCTGCAGAGAATAACACTAGCTCCAACAGCAGGATGATGTTTACAGTATAGAGGCCTGCAGATGTGTACATTTGGAAACAAACAACCCAGGcataaacatgattttattttttgtaaactatagtatgttttttttttttgctgaataATGTCTGTGCAAGCAATACACaaaattaaagtgtgttttggcctgttgtcACTTGGATGTTTGCTCCCTCACTGTGcacagtttgagtcatttttcacattcatctgctAAAGGGTGAACGTTTCTTCGTGCTTAACTTAAAACTGACAATTAGACATGTCTGTGAGCACAACATGGGGACATCACGACTAACACAATCATGGTCTGATGATTAACTTTTTGGTGAAGTAGGAGACATCTTGTGTCATGTAGATAATATTGGCATGCTTTGGGatttttgattttaataaaataataatagcctTGGTGTTATTTATTAGTATGTtttgattcatttaaaaacatatgttcagggttttttttaaacataattcATTTGTTTGAAATGGAGGCAGCCAGTTGCAGATATTAGAACACATGCTCACTCACCTGCAGCAGATATATAACCCTTTAGGTCACTAaaactacaaataaataaatgctgtaaagggttaaaatgCGACGGGCGGCCCTGTGAGGATTTATCATGCACGTCTGCTCTTTTTTTACTCTTTCAAGTCCAAACATCATAAATAAGTTGATGCGTTTTCTGCAATTTCttatgttataataataataataatattaaaaaataataataattaaataaataaaaatatatatataataaaacattaaataatttGTAGTACAGACCAGATTGTTGTTTCACTTTCTTGCTTTAATACTTAtttctaaaaaatattttctgataGTCTCCAGCTCTTTTAcactatctgtgtgtgtgtgtgtgtgtgtgtgtgtgtgtgtgtgtgtgtgtgtgtgtgtgtgtgtgtgaagtgagcgcacaaaataaaaagttggTGCAgcctattttctttttcattctcACCTCGTTTTTGTTCGTTTAAATCGACCAAAAAAAATTGTCTTCTCCATAATGTATAGTTGAACTAGCTCACGTgaccctaaaaaaaaacacttttattatGATAATAATTAGGTTTATATTAATGATTAATTACGCGAGTGActtttttacttgtttacttATTTGTGCGCTTTCGATTGCGTTAAAAATAGTATTAATTATTGGGAGTATAAGAGACTTCCAGTGTGCACAGTCAGTGTACAGTGTGCATGGACAGATGTAACCAATAGGCGGTACTGTGCCATTCTTCATGAAGCTTTCTCCATCTCCAGCCCTGAGGACAACACTGTATCTCTGCTTTGCTTTGCTCCCTAATTGACCTAAATACAGCATCTCTGCGCTCCCTCAAGGCAGACTATAACACTGCCTGCACGAGAGGCTCCGAAGAACGAGACTGtctcgtgttttttttttttcctggagtAATTCCTCGTCTCTCTGCTAGACGGGATTTCTGTCTGGATCTCTCACAGCACAGCGGAGGACTGGGCTCTCGTTGCTCTCATGGATTGCGGTGGGATGGTTTACGCGGAGCGGGAGACAGTCCTGACCGGGAACGAGACACAGTCCCGGGGATGAATTTATAAAATCCAAATCTAGgattttgatttttatattaAGAGTGAGAAGCTGCCGGAGGAAGGACAGAAAAAACGTAGACATGCTTGACGACACAGCGCCGAGATCGAAGCTGGGTCCTCCGGCGAGAGGTTCGTCTTTTTACATAGAGAATCTGCTGGGGACTACACACAGAGGGGCTTCCTCTGAGGAGCGGGTGGACACACGGAGCTTCAAAGTTACCGTCCACAGCCCGGTGGTCTGTCCCGGGCTGGAGACAAAACGTGTGGATGAGAGTGAAGTGCTGAACTGGAGCGGGACGTCGCCAAACACAGCGCACGGGACCTCAAGAAGTAAGTGTGCATATTTGTTTGTCCTCATCTGGTATAAAAATGTCCTGAAAAGCAGAAATGATTGCTCCAACTCTATCTGATAATTTGGGATAACCTGCGTCACATGGTTGTATCATGATCAAAACAACCTGTCAGGATTGTGACAACAATTATATCCAATACAAGCAAGTAACACATTAAATAAAACGTCCCCTATCCGTGCGTAAAGTCTAAAAATAACTCCTGGACCAGAATTAGACTACACCAGTGCCAAGCTTTTATCATTTCCACAAACACCTTACTCTGGCTCTTAGGCCACAAGGGGACATGTCATGGGCTGTTGCACGTTTTACTGTCTCTACCACCGTGCGTAAAACACCCCAACTCCCCAATTATCAGCTCAGCCCGAGCCAACAGCGTTTGGCACCCACACAACAACTCTCACTCTGATGCTCCAAATAGACCAACAGTGGGGATCTGATGCTTATTTATAACCCTGGAAGAGGACAGGCAGCATGACTGGCACATTTTAAGATGTCAGATAATGTCCCACTGTTGGACACGAGTGAAATGAAGCCGGAACAGTGACTAAGATTTATTATTTTCCCACGTTGCTCGTAGGTCCGCCGTACAACAGTGGACACTCTGTGCCAACGAGCGACCGGGATTCCCCAGCTTTAACGGGGCGGGAGGAGACCGATGAGCCGGAGGAGAAAGGGGACGAGAGTCTGACGGAtgacagggaggaggaggacgcGCGCTCCTCCTGCTTCTCTCGAGAAGGCAGCTGTGATACAGGTGAGGCTAAAGTACACAGAGTGCATcctacaattaaaaaaacatagtCCACCTTGTGCGGTCTGCAAGAGCGGATTCGTCACCACGCATGCGCTCTCCTTCTGACACGCTTCCTCGGACGTAGTAGTTGATCGTCTCATCCAAAACGTGAGATTTGGGTGTTGATGTTTCCAGGACTTGTTAGGTTGATGTAGTTTGACTTTTTCCTAGCAGAGGCTATCAGCAACAAAGGTCCACATTAGTTTATGTTAAGTTGCAGGGGCGTAGCCAAGAGTTCCTGGGTCCAATGAGAGACACACTTGACAAGGCACCTCTTTATTTTAAATGGGAAGAAAACTGATAAGTAAAATCCTCTGTCTTTTAATGTTAATTTCCTGACGAGTTCCCCATCAGCCATGGGAGCCATTGCCAATAGACTAGTGTGCCTCTatgtcttttcttctttttttttcatggtgaGTTATGCTCAATGTCACTGACAGGCCAGAAAGCAGGTTAGTTAACAGAAGAAGGTGCATGGatgccagtgaaaatgttccaATTCAGTGCGACTAATTTTGAACAATATTCGAGTTCTGCTCAGATGGAGACAGATGTCTATTTTGTGGCAGGGCAAAAATTAGTGCTTCCACCTGGGTTTCATAttcccatcactgctgatcagagctggagccaaAAACTACCTCCCGAGTGATTTAGCCCGGGGATGAATCCCAACTGTAACCTTTTATACCTGGTCTCCCTCTAAAGTCGTCGAAAttcggcgcttgggcagtgacttgcggcatcagacactgacgaaaaagccgTCCTATTATGTCAGAATGATGCGTGGCCCGTCGCCATTATAGTTCAATGGTGCTTGGTGGCGTCACGGGGAAACGTAGGGGGACACGGACGAAAGTTACGGCGacgaaagtccgagtggggcaaGAGGAAGTGGTGGTGAATGGGTTGAACAGACACCaaccttcacccaggagagcagtgtcGATGCCCCCATAAGACTATAAAGCagactctgttcttttttcctaaacccaaccacatgcgtttggtactgaaggcaaaaaaacgtcaatttgcgatGTTTTACCGATGTAGTGCTATTCATTTAAGAGAGAGTATGTGAATAGTACATTTCCTGAGAgcagaggtgtattttgaaagaagacaaaacatgtaacaggcagaacttgacacggcgtcccagaacatccaaaaccaacacacccaggctacctttcactgtcgtatctggacgttgaaagtccatgaccaaacgtcgatgtgtgacgaggtcagagtcaGAATGTCTTGACCTtttccattaaatacaaaagccagatgttgggTTTTTGTTCAGAGTGAGGGGGTTTAGAGTTGAATTCAGTTCCACTTAGCAAAGTCTCTCTATTCCCTCTTCTCAGGTGACATAAAAGTGGGACGAAAGAAGAAGACCCGCACTGTGTTCAGCCGGAGTCAGGTGTTCCAGCTCGAGTCCACCTTCGACCTGAAGCGCTACCTGAGCAGCTCGGAGCGAGCCGGGCTGGCGGCCTCGCTGCAGCTCACCGAGACCCAGGTGAAGATCTGGTTTCAGAACCGCAGGAACAAGTGGAAGAGGCAGATCGCTGCAGACATGGAGGCCGGAAGCCCTGCTGTCCCCTACGGCGCCGTGCAGAGGGTCGTCAGAGTTCCGGTGTTGTATCGCGAGAACAGCGGTGCGCCAATGGTCGGCTTCTCTAATTCTATCAGCTACCCACTGACTTCCCACTTTACCCATCAGGTGCCGTTCATGACGCCTCAGATGACTGGACTGGTGTGACTTTAAGAGCGGAAGCGATGTAAAGACACTATGCAAACTTGTGACTCTGACACCAATTAATCAAATAAAGATGCTGCAAAAATATCATTTAGTTCAGTTTTGATCCTGTAAAATCAGATAATAAAGTGAAATTACCCTGTGTTTAAGTTTCCTAGAAGCAACATTATGATCCTTTAATGGTTGCTTGAAAACAAGACTATTCCTCCCCATTAGCAGTGATGTTTTCCAGTTGATTTTAAACAAAGTGATTCTGAGATTCAGTGCTACATGTAGTGGCTAGGATGGATGATTTTGGCTATTTAGGCTGCCAACAATCGTGTCCTCAGGCCTACATGGAGGACATCTCACACCAGGTCACACAGGTTTCAAGTATATCTCtattttgtgattatttttcacAGAAACTGTTCGTCTTTCTATGTACGTGGGGTCAAGTAAGGGTCAATCAGATTTTGAGCTATATATATGGCATATATCTGCCTGTGTAAACCTATGAAAACAAGAAAGATTGTTTGTGAACATCGGATTCAAAAGTAGGAAGCTCAAGGTTTCCATTGACACTGAAGTTACAAACCCACATTTAGGTTACAAGAATTCATTTTGGctcttattttttacagaaaatgacaaaatcagGGCCAAAATTTCCATTTTCTATCCACTTTCATAAATTTACTTGTACTTTCTGTGGTTAATCTGTACTCCGATGTTCGTTGCTAATCTTTTCTATGCACCCACCAACTTGAAATTCTCTCCCAACATGACTCCACAAGCTCTAAATCTATTTTGACCCTTATCTGAGCCCATACCTATACCTTGGGAATATTATGCACTGTGTCCTCAGACATGTAGAGACTTGATCATTTATGAAAAAGCTGTTTGGTGGTTGTGACTTCTGATAGCTGTGAGCATGGGTACATTAGTAGCAATATtctttgacacattttttttatttaagaggATTTTAATACAGACTTTTGTACACTGATATGTTCACATGTGAATAAAATGGCTGCACAAATTGCTTCTTACTGTTTTCTTGCCCTTGACATTCATCCAGTAGGCTAAATTACGGTAGTTTAGTTATGATTGAAGAGTTGATAAAGTTCACAGGATGATCATGAGCCCAGGGAGCTTTCAAGCTGTTATGTGATGTGGCAAATTGATCCAGTTTGGATATCAAGAAACCCCACTCTGTCAAAAACTCTGCACAGATCCTGAGTTGGTGCCTGAAGCCAGCAGGCACGAGTTtcatggcattaaaaaaaactatttgaaGCTTCAATATGGCAGCCAGACGCGAATCTGCATCCCGCCCTCATCATCTGCCCCACAACCTCACCAATCAAAAGCTGCTAAACCGCAGTCTTCCGGGTCGCTGAAGAACGTCGCACCTCGCTCCTCACGCGCGCGCTAGTCGAAGCCGAGGCGCAATGGTGCTCGGAGCGTCGTCGTCGGTGTTTCGGGACTGTCGGAGGAGCGGATGAGATGCCGGGGAACATGAGCAAAGAGGACGCCCCGGGTCGGAGCGCTTCTTTGACGTTCACCATCGACAACATCCTCAACCTGAAGCAGCGGGACGGCGGGGACTTGGACGCGTCAAAGGGACAGAAGGGGGACAGTGGATGTAAGGATGGTTTACAAGCGCGGTGTGAGGAGGTGTGGGACGTCCGAAGGAGGCATGGCAGCGGGTCAGACCAGACAGGTAACTGGGAATTTAATACACATACAGATAAACCAGTAAAGAGACTAAGAAAGTGATGGTGATAAAGCTGTTAAGAGGAAACTGGTGCGTAAAGGTACAGATGGTATTTAacatttcagatttgtttgGGCTGAACATCGCGGGCCAAATGTcgttgtttatttttacataattatGATTGTGCAGCTTCCTCGTGTGTGTTTGCACGCAGACAAAAACCTAATGTAAGTTTGCTGTTACCGCTCCATCAAAGCACGTTTTGTCGCTTCATCCACAGCGCAAACGAAGCCCAGAGTCCACCGTGCGGACCGCGGGGACGACACACCGCCGCTGACCGCTGGCTCCTGTCCCGGGGCGCCTGGTGCGCACACCGCCGAGGACCCATCcgagcagcagcggcagcagcagcagcagcagcagcagcagcagcagaccaccGCGGACTCTAAAGCCATGGTGAAGAAGAAAACGCGCACCATCTTCTCCAAGAGACAGATATTCCAGCTGGAGGCCACTTTTGACATGAAGCGCTATCTAAGCAGCTCGGAGAGAGCGTGCCTCGCCAGCTCCCTGCAGCTCACCGAGACCCAGGTCAAGATCTGGTTCCAGAACCGCCGCAACAAGCTGAAGAGACAGCTATCCACGGACATGGAGGGCCCGCTGGCCGCGGAGCACCTCTCCGAGGCGGGGAAAAATGTGCAATTACCGACTTTTTACAAAGACAGCAGCCTGCTGGGCGGATGTTTGTTACCCATGCCTTTCCCTGTCGTGTACCCGACTGCGACCGCTGCGCCTTATATCTACTTCTCCAACACTGGCAAATACTTTGGCCTGTTTGATGCAGACTGAGTTTCTCTGTGTGGGATCAGTGTGGACAGACGGACATGCAGTCTCTCCTGGTTTGGCTTTAGacctgtcacttttttttttttttttttttaaataataaaaatgttccCAACTTTGATGTCAACATATCAGATAATCCAAGACATGCATGTGCCACTTTTTGTCCTTCTccaaatttattattattattattattattacattttttcaatGCTTAGGGCAGATTGAATTCAAAATTTATCGTCAGAAAATGTGCATGCATTCAAGTTTTATTCCGCGCAGTAATGTCATCTGAATGAATGTACGTTAATGCTGCATCAACTTTATCAACCCGCAATAATAGTTTTGTCCTTTTCTTCCAACTCCTGCGATGAACTTTTCAATACGTTTTTGTGATGCAACACTTCATCCGTATTTATATggccttattattattattattattgtttttaattaattaaacacTCAGTTTGTTTTCACGTGACCTTTCATATGACAGACTGTTGAGCTGTGAATACAGTTGGTATATCATGATGAATTTTGCAATAAAAAGTGTAATATTTGCAGTTTGACCAGAGTGTGTTGACTCCAACTGGGTTATATTCGAGGAAAAAGATGTTCTGACAAATCAGCTTCCACTTTTGATTATTGATTGTgtttctttatatattttttctttccatttggTCCCGCGTAATAAATTAAAGAAAGTTTGCGTAATTTTAGAAAGTACAAAATTCTGTCATCAtaggttttctttttaaaatgaatgcttttttttttaacaaattaatgttgacaactttttttttttacttgcagTAAAGTGGACCGAGGTGGAGCAGGAAAATGACCCcagtaactttatttgtttaGTAACGAAAAATAGAACAGCGGTGTGAAATAATCCCGAAAATTCCttttaaacacataaaataatttACAGCAACAGTTCACTTTCCTGCGTGTTCATCTTTTTATTCATCAACGTGTACTCAGatattttatttaagtaaaagtagcagtgCTGCAGTGTAAAAATACCCAGTCACAAGTAAAAGTCGTGCATTCAAAGTGTTAACTCAGTGAAAGTACAAAAGttttagcatcaaaataaacttgaagttccaaaagtaaaattactcatCATGCAGAAAGGCCTACATCAGAATACTATTGGATTATAAACATTGATGCTTTgctgtgttcatcactttaatgttgcagcttaTGTTGTAGCTTATTTTTAGCACGTTACTGCTTATGATCATAGTTGATTAGTTAATTTGTATTAATTCTATTAATTTGCAAAGCAACTAATCTGTCAGATAAATGAAGTAAAAAGAACTTTATTTGCCTCCTTGTGAAGTGGAGTTGAAGTATAAAAGTAGCACAAATGGAAGAACTTCAAAATTGTATTTCAGTACAAGTACTTGAGCAAATATACTAAGGTACAGTTCATCACTGAGCCTCAGCCTGTCTGCAGACTTTGCTGCCTGTCTGACTATAAGTTTGCACTGAAAACTCTGAACTGTGTTTTTAAACTTGAAATA
Proteins encoded in this region:
- the LOC126404234 gene encoding homeobox protein HMX1-like → MLDDTAPRSKLGPPARGSSFYIENLLGTTHRGASSEERVDTRSFKVTVHSPVVCPGLETKRVDESEVLNWSGTSPNTAHGTSRSPPYNSGHSVPTSDRDSPALTGREETDEPEEKGDESLTDDREEEDARSSCFSREGSCDTGDIKVGRKKKTRTVFSRSQVFQLESTFDLKRYLSSSERAGLAASLQLTETQVKIWFQNRRNKWKRQIAADMEAGSPAVPYGAVQRVVRVPVLYRENSGAPMVGFSNSISYPLTSHFTHQVPFMTPQMTGLV
- the LOC126404692 gene encoding homeobox protein HMX2-like translates to MVFRVAEERRTSLLTRALVEAEAQWCSERRRRCFGTVGGADEMPGNMSKEDAPGRSASLTFTIDNILNLKQRDGGDLDASKGQKGDSGCKDGLQARCEEVWDVRRRHGSGSDQTAQTKPRVHRADRGDDTPPLTAGSCPGAPGAHTAEDPSEQQRQQQQQQQQQQQTTADSKAMVKKKTRTIFSKRQIFQLEATFDMKRYLSSSERACLASSLQLTETQVKIWFQNRRNKLKRQLSTDMEGPLAAEHLSEAGKNVQLPTFYKDSSLLGGCLLPMPFPVVYPTATAAPYIYFSNTGKYFGLFDAD